In a genomic window of Maridesulfovibrio ferrireducens:
- a CDS encoding relaxase/mobilization nuclease domain-containing protein: MKVFPHGKGNGTEAINYVLDPKRDGREESPPEVVRGDPEIVQRVIGSTDRVWKYTSGVLSWAPEDDVLPRTEKEVMDDFERVAFAGMEPDQYSILWVRHSHAGHPELHFIIPRTELRQDKAMNPCPPNWQKQYDVWRDLWNERKEWAKPDDLKRSRLTQPGKDMHSPKGKQLNDFRKTVTDYLVQGIADGLLKDRKDLVTALQELGYAVPRQGKNYITLELPKDKKRVRLKGGIYESSWRADREIKREDGLTFSGGRASRQERIGRLERELAEICRKRTEYHHQRYGHPSSEAKEKAIQNLSVSLEAKHFGKHYIRSASSHHISLHNRILRLANSSSKRGFNANQNTNSKPEEEYKQVYSMEDQRISDRESKILGLSQRNEAGNNPDKQRPASRFIKEVDYERVESELIGESGRNGESAERKIGTARPADSRAGAKDLRAGKGGAGLPRLAERIGWCVAGVGAVVREFARRAIKKTHNKGFNMNN; encoded by the coding sequence ATGAAGGTTTTCCCACATGGAAAAGGGAACGGAACCGAGGCCATAAATTATGTCCTTGATCCGAAACGGGATGGACGCGAAGAATCCCCGCCCGAAGTTGTGAGGGGAGATCCAGAAATTGTACAACGAGTGATCGGTTCAACTGACCGTGTCTGGAAATACACTTCCGGTGTTCTTTCATGGGCTCCAGAAGATGACGTTTTACCACGGACTGAAAAAGAGGTCATGGACGATTTTGAAAGAGTGGCCTTCGCAGGCATGGAACCGGATCAGTATTCCATCCTTTGGGTTCGGCACAGTCATGCCGGACATCCTGAGTTGCACTTTATTATTCCTCGAACGGAACTCAGGCAGGATAAAGCCATGAATCCATGTCCTCCCAACTGGCAGAAACAATACGACGTTTGGCGCGACCTTTGGAATGAACGTAAGGAGTGGGCAAAGCCTGATGATTTGAAACGGTCTCGGCTTACACAGCCGGGAAAAGATATGCATTCTCCAAAGGGTAAGCAACTGAACGACTTCCGAAAAACCGTAACTGACTATTTGGTTCAAGGGATAGCTGACGGTTTGCTTAAGGACAGGAAGGACTTGGTCACGGCTCTTCAAGAGTTAGGTTATGCAGTGCCTAGGCAGGGTAAGAATTACATCACTTTGGAGTTGCCAAAAGATAAAAAGCGCGTCCGGCTTAAAGGAGGGATATATGAATCATCTTGGAGAGCTGACCGAGAAATTAAAAGAGAAGATGGACTCACGTTCTCAGGAGGTCGAGCAAGTCGTCAAGAGCGCATTGGAAGACTTGAGCGAGAACTTGCTGAAATATGCCGAAAGCGAACTGAATACCATCATCAGCGATATGGACACCCATCTTCAGAAGCTAAGGAAAAAGCAATCCAAAATCTCAGCGTATCACTGGAAGCAAAACATTTTGGCAAACATTATATCCGCTCTGCTTCTAGTCATCATATCAGTCTGCATAACCGGATACTTCGGTTGGCGAATTCAAGCTCAAAGCGAGGATTTAACGCAAATCAAAACACAAATAGCAAGCCAGAAGAAGAGTATAAGCAAGTTTACAGCATGGAAGATCAACGCATATCAGACCGAGAATCAAAAATACTTGGTCTTTCCCAAAGGAATGAAGCTGGAAATAACCCAGACAAACAACGGCCAGCCAGCCGTTTTATTAAAGAGGTAGATTATGAACGAGTTGAGTCGGAACTTATCGGAGAGTCTGGAAGAAATGGAGAAAGCGCAGAAAGAAAGATTGGAACAGCAAGACCAGCGGATAGCCGAGCAGGGGCAAAGGATCTCCGAGCTGGAAAAGGAGGTGCAGGGTTGCCTAGACTTGCAGAGCGGATTGGATGGTGCGTTGCGGGAGTTGGGGCGGTTGTCAGAGAATTTGCGCGGCGGGCGATAAAGAAAACGCACAATAAAGGTTTTAATATGAACAATTAA
- a CDS encoding 4Fe-4S dicluster domain-containing protein has product MPKAFFVDTSRCTACRGCQIACKEWHDLPATETKQRGSHQNPPDLNPFTYKVVRFSEHRIDGKIEWFFFPDQCRHCLDAPCKEVADSYVEGAVIQDKKTGAILYTDLCKKLKSDECEEIAEACPYNVPRHNTGTGMLVKCDMCIDRQQAGLVPVCVKTCPTGTMNFGERSEMVALAEKTLAKVKKEYPRAEVVDADEVNVIYLVMDKPELYYEYVTADNSGVGQPMSRKNFLAGITKPAKRIFG; this is encoded by the coding sequence ATGCCTAAAGCATTCTTTGTCGATACATCGAGATGTACGGCTTGTCGCGGTTGCCAGATAGCCTGTAAGGAATGGCACGATCTACCTGCGACAGAAACAAAACAACGTGGTTCACATCAGAATCCACCTGATTTGAATCCTTTTACTTATAAAGTGGTGCGTTTCAGTGAACACCGCATAGATGGCAAGATCGAGTGGTTTTTCTTCCCCGATCAGTGCCGCCACTGTCTTGATGCCCCTTGTAAAGAGGTTGCTGACAGTTATGTGGAAGGTGCGGTAATTCAGGACAAAAAAACTGGAGCTATTCTCTACACTGATCTTTGCAAGAAATTGAAATCAGATGAGTGTGAAGAAATTGCCGAAGCTTGTCCTTACAATGTTCCGCGCCATAACACAGGCACCGGAATGCTGGTTAAATGTGATATGTGCATTGACCGTCAGCAAGCAGGTCTTGTTCCTGTTTGTGTCAAAACTTGTCCAACCGGAACTATGAACTTCGGTGAACGTTCTGAGATGGTTGCTTTGGCTGAAAAAACTCTTGCTAAAGTAAAAAAAGAATATCCCAGAGCTGAAGTGGTTGATGCAGATGAGGTGAACGTAATCTATCTGGTTATGGACAAACCTGAACTGTATTATGAATACGTGACCGCCGACAATTCAGGCGTAGGGCAGCCAATGTCACGCAAGAATTTTCTTGCTGGCATTACTAAACCCGCAAAACGTATCTTCGGATAG
- a CDS encoding AlpA family transcriptional regulator — MARQKLKDYSHQTVFENLLETLPLLVPRKDLTKYLGSLISVGHMANLDSAGLGPASIKIGGRIVYTRESLVKWLEARSQ; from the coding sequence ATGGCTCGACAAAAATTAAAAGATTATTCTCACCAGACAGTATTCGAGAACCTTCTCGAAACCCTTCCTCTCCTTGTTCCAAGGAAAGACCTTACTAAGTACTTAGGCTCTCTTATCAGTGTTGGCCATATGGCTAATTTAGATTCAGCCGGACTCGGTCCTGCTTCAATTAAGATTGGTGGCCGAATTGTATACACGCGTGAAAGCCTTGTTAAGTGGCTTGAAGCTCGCAGTCAGTAA
- the mobC gene encoding MobC family plasmid mobilization relaxosome protein produces MSAKRSEWINLRVTPEEKKKVSAKAEARGMSTCDFVRQKLGKPRVRKTRREREKLLHIARIGNNLNQLARWANTYKSNADSILILAELAAVEEELKCI; encoded by the coding sequence ATGAGCGCGAAACGAAGTGAGTGGATTAATCTCAGAGTCACGCCGGAAGAAAAAAAGAAAGTATCAGCTAAAGCCGAAGCAAGAGGAATGAGTACTTGCGATTTTGTTCGCCAGAAATTGGGAAAGCCGCGAGTTCGGAAAACCAGACGTGAAAGAGAGAAGCTGCTTCATATTGCTCGTATCGGAAACAATCTTAACCAGCTTGCTCGCTGGGCAAATACTTATAAAAGCAATGCAGATTCAATTTTGATTCTCGCTGAACTTGCAGCAGTCGAAGAGGAGTTGAAATGTATATGA
- a CDS encoding bifunctional DNA primase/polymerase, protein MNLTDINELDTFKAALEYASSGIPVFPCREKRPLTSHGFKDASTNLDQVKAWWQQFPDANIGSPTGLNSFVLDVDLPDGPASLADLEKANGSLPETLEQITGSGGKHLFFKLPQDIKIKNTAGKIGKGLDIRGSGGYVILPPSLHPSQQKYQWQGNATLQEAPAWLVEKIIGKGSKYLPDSFDNAPASARSHLKTIASAKEGQRNDTLNASCFSLGQLIAQGDFTKKEIIKYIYAAAEATGLPTAEYFKTIQNGIEAGKDSPKSGVAALKRSLKELNVFPWPIVDRAMFYGFAGEFVEFATEYSEADPIAVLATFLSRFGVEAGRSPFVLAGEQQHARVNAVLVGQSSKARKGTSFMPIRELFKFSEDEWKLSHVSHGPLSSGEGLIFAVRDERTEYIVDRQKGSGKDVTVDLGIKDKRLFVLDQEFAGALSCSKRDGNTLSSIIRALFDGHKVEPLTKTSKITATDPHVAIVTHITTHELSSKMDTVEAFNGFANRFLWLCVRRPKLVAFPTALDEKKLQSFRMRLLDILKSSVEYNEICFDPEARTFWADIYPSLSQDRPGLPGAIMNRAETNTIRLALLYALLDSSSEITITHLKSALAFWDYCEQSTHFIFGEVEFDSTERRIIEALREVDEMDTRALYDVFSRNITKRRLENALSSLIASSRIVVEKRKTGIRGRPKNIFSLYEKNELNENKSDVPDE, encoded by the coding sequence ATGAATCTTACTGATATAAACGAGCTTGATACATTTAAGGCCGCCTTGGAATATGCCTCGTCAGGCATTCCGGTATTCCCTTGTCGGGAAAAGAGGCCTTTGACCTCTCATGGCTTTAAAGACGCTTCTACAAATCTGGATCAGGTGAAAGCTTGGTGGCAGCAATTTCCGGATGCAAATATTGGAAGCCCTACCGGACTCAATAGTTTTGTTCTTGATGTTGATTTGCCGGACGGGCCTGCCTCACTTGCAGATCTGGAAAAAGCCAATGGCAGTCTCCCTGAAACATTGGAGCAGATTACCGGGAGCGGCGGCAAACATCTATTCTTCAAACTTCCTCAAGACATAAAAATCAAAAACACGGCTGGTAAGATTGGCAAGGGCTTGGATATTCGAGGTTCTGGAGGGTATGTGATCCTGCCTCCTTCGCTGCACCCATCTCAGCAAAAGTATCAGTGGCAAGGGAATGCAACTCTTCAAGAGGCTCCTGCTTGGTTAGTTGAAAAGATTATTGGCAAGGGTAGCAAATACTTGCCGGACAGTTTTGACAATGCACCGGCTTCAGCACGAAGCCATCTTAAAACAATTGCTTCAGCTAAAGAAGGGCAGCGCAATGACACTTTGAATGCGTCTTGCTTTTCTCTCGGTCAGCTGATTGCTCAGGGTGATTTTACTAAGAAAGAGATCATTAAGTATATCTATGCTGCTGCTGAAGCAACGGGGCTGCCTACTGCGGAGTATTTCAAGACTATTCAAAATGGAATTGAAGCTGGGAAAGATAGTCCTAAAAGCGGAGTTGCGGCTTTAAAACGTTCACTCAAGGAACTGAATGTGTTCCCTTGGCCGATAGTTGATAGGGCTATGTTTTATGGTTTTGCTGGTGAATTTGTGGAGTTTGCCACGGAATATTCAGAAGCTGATCCGATCGCAGTTTTAGCAACGTTTTTGTCACGCTTTGGCGTTGAAGCTGGACGTAGTCCATTTGTTTTGGCCGGAGAGCAGCAGCATGCCCGCGTTAATGCTGTTCTTGTCGGGCAGAGTTCGAAGGCACGAAAAGGAACTTCGTTTATGCCTATTCGAGAACTATTCAAGTTCTCTGAAGATGAATGGAAGCTTTCGCATGTCAGCCACGGACCTTTATCAAGCGGAGAAGGCCTGATCTTTGCGGTCAGGGATGAACGTACTGAATATATTGTCGATAGACAGAAAGGTTCAGGGAAAGATGTTACGGTTGATTTGGGCATTAAAGATAAAAGGCTTTTTGTGCTTGATCAGGAATTTGCCGGGGCATTGTCCTGTTCAAAGCGGGACGGTAATACGCTGTCTTCCATTATTCGTGCTCTTTTTGACGGGCATAAAGTGGAGCCGCTGACCAAGACTAGCAAGATTACGGCTACAGATCCGCATGTTGCCATCGTCACTCACATCACAACACACGAGCTTAGTAGCAAAATGGATACGGTCGAAGCTTTCAATGGCTTTGCAAATCGTTTCCTTTGGCTCTGTGTACGCCGCCCGAAGCTTGTCGCGTTTCCAACTGCTCTGGACGAAAAAAAGCTTCAGAGCTTCAGGATGCGTCTCTTGGATATTCTCAAAAGCAGTGTTGAATATAACGAGATTTGTTTTGACCCTGAAGCAAGAACTTTTTGGGCTGATATCTATCCTTCACTTTCTCAAGATCGTCCCGGCTTGCCGGGAGCCATTATGAACAGGGCTGAGACAAATACAATTCGGCTTGCCTTGCTTTATGCTCTCCTTGACTCTTCCTCGGAAATAACAATCACACACTTAAAGTCTGCTTTGGCTTTTTGGGATTATTGCGAACAGTCCACTCATTTTATTTTTGGAGAAGTTGAGTTTGATTCAACAGAGCGGCGAATTATTGAAGCTTTACGTGAAGTTGATGAGATGGATACGCGGGCTTTGTACGATGTTTTTTCAAGGAATATTACGAAGCGGCGTCTTGAAAATGCTCTTTCATCTTTGATCGCTAGTTCCAGAATTGTTGTTGAAAAGAGGAAAACTGGAATTCGTGGACGTCCTAAAAATATATTCTCTCTCTACGAAAAAAACGAATTAAACGAAAATAAAAGCGATGTCCCAGATGAATAA
- a CDS encoding formate dehydrogenase accessory protein FdhE — protein sequence MNNIQSPSSSQRDVRTGLLALREQTPALENIFDAFGPIATAHEDGCNLLVKWNNFILPEADALRFEQGVSLLADMDMPDFEQYYSEIFWLFSKAVAEGMPALSDKISAITDVLQGTEEVNELARSVWNDDDGLFEILAKKLSLDGSVLLMLASLAMKPFMNRMKDEAALKIEKMQWDKGYCPICGSFPDMSLLKKKLTENAEYMAGHGGQRWMHCSCCDHQWRIKRNICPWCESEDYKKLKYFQSEERKTERIDVCDSCKRYFVTIDTRELAEMPDARIAPLGLVYLDIKAQEEEYQPMAETLWNVL from the coding sequence ATGAATAATATACAATCCCCTTCTTCCAGTCAGCGCGATGTTCGAACTGGACTCCTTGCTTTACGTGAGCAGACTCCCGCTTTGGAAAATATTTTTGACGCATTCGGTCCGATTGCAACGGCGCATGAAGATGGATGCAATCTTTTAGTAAAATGGAATAATTTTATTCTCCCGGAAGCTGATGCCTTGCGTTTTGAGCAGGGGGTGTCGCTTTTGGCCGATATGGATATGCCTGATTTTGAACAATATTATTCAGAAATTTTTTGGTTGTTCAGCAAGGCTGTTGCAGAAGGAATGCCTGCTCTTTCAGATAAAATAAGCGCAATAACAGATGTTTTGCAGGGAACAGAAGAAGTTAATGAATTGGCAAGATCTGTGTGGAATGACGATGACGGGCTCTTCGAAATTTTGGCTAAAAAATTAAGCCTTGATGGTTCTGTATTATTGATGCTGGCGTCACTCGCAATGAAACCTTTCATGAATCGTATGAAGGATGAAGCCGCATTAAAGATTGAAAAAATGCAGTGGGATAAGGGCTATTGTCCGATCTGCGGTTCTTTTCCGGATATGTCATTGCTTAAGAAAAAGCTGACGGAAAATGCAGAATATATGGCAGGACATGGCGGACAGCGTTGGATGCATTGTTCCTGTTGTGATCATCAGTGGCGCATTAAACGCAATATTTGCCCGTGGTGTGAAAGTGAAGACTATAAGAAACTTAAATATTTCCAGTCCGAAGAGCGCAAGACTGAGCGAATTGACGTTTGCGATAGTTGTAAACGCTATTTCGTGACTATTGATACGCGCGAGCTTGCCGAAATGCCGGATGCCCGCATCGCTCCACTCGGATTAGTTTATCTGGATATTAAAGCACAGGAAGAAGAGTATCAACCCATGGCAGAAACTCTGTGGAATGTATTGTAA
- the fdnG gene encoding formate dehydrogenase-N subunit alpha → MNISRRGFMKLAGIGVASIGLGQMGLDLSPVQAYAAGLKIEGAQEVISICPFCAVSCHFIAHVKDGKIVSTEGDPDYPVSEGALCAKGAAMLSMHNSTHRLQKPKYRAPYSDKWVEKEWDWVIDRIAKNVKKTRDADFKTHNAKGQEVNRVESIFHLGSSQMDNEECALVHQGVRGLGLVHFDHQARIUHSATVAALAESFGRGAMTNHWCDIENADSIMIIGSNAAEHHPISFKWVLRAKDKGATVMHVDPKFSRTSARSDFHVPLRSGTDIPFMGGMINYVLSNKLYFKEYVANYTNAAFIVGKDYKFKDGLFSGYDAKTRTYDKSKWAFELDDKGVPKRDPSLKDPRCVFQMLKKHYSRYSLDNVSKTTGVSKENLLKVYKTFAATGQKDKAGTIMYALGWTHHTVGVQNIRTSAMLQLLLGNIGVAGGGINALRGEPNVQGSTDHCILWHILPGYLPVPKASMPSFDAYTKATTPVSHDPESANWWQHKPKYMASLLKSWRGDNATAKNGFGYKMLPKADDGVDYSYIFLFDRMYKGEIRGGFVFGTNPAQSTPNANKSRKGLDNLDWLVVGELHHTETSDNWHRPGVDPLKNKTEVFLLPSAQRAEKAGSISNSGRWLLWHYEACKPMGQSRSMGNMYVDIINRVRELYSTKNGAYPEPILTLDWPSFYDAEDVAQRINGRFTKDVNFKGKKYKKGQQVPSFVALGDDGSTSSMNWLYAGSYTEEDGNKAKRRSLAQTPMQAKIGLFPNFAWCWPVNRRILYNRASVDANGKPWAPQKAVIEWNGKGWEGDVPDGGWPPNATGKGRYPFIMRKEGHGQLYGPGLQDGPFPDHYEPVETPITSHPFSKQLSSPCYKSVKSDLDKLAEPGDKRFPIVLTTYSMTEHWCGGGETRNIPALLEAEPQLYVEMSLELAKEKGIANGDAVIVESIRGKVEAIAMVTVRMTPFKIKGKIIHEVGMPFCFGWTTKGVGDATNRLTPAVGDPNTTIPEYKASLVNVRKADKVTELE, encoded by the coding sequence ATGAATATTTCACGGCGCGGCTTTATGAAGCTTGCCGGAATAGGCGTGGCAAGCATCGGTTTGGGTCAGATGGGACTCGATCTTTCTCCGGTTCAGGCCTATGCCGCCGGACTCAAGATTGAGGGGGCTCAGGAAGTCATCTCCATCTGTCCATTCTGTGCAGTCAGTTGTCATTTTATCGCTCATGTAAAAGACGGTAAAATTGTCAGCACCGAAGGCGATCCTGATTATCCGGTCAGTGAAGGCGCACTCTGTGCAAAAGGGGCAGCAATGCTCTCCATGCACAATAGTACCCACAGATTACAGAAACCTAAATATCGCGCTCCTTACAGTGATAAATGGGTAGAAAAAGAGTGGGATTGGGTTATTGATCGTATTGCGAAGAATGTTAAAAAAACTCGCGATGCTGATTTTAAAACTCATAATGCTAAAGGACAGGAAGTTAATCGCGTTGAATCCATTTTTCATCTCGGTTCCTCGCAGATGGATAACGAAGAATGTGCATTAGTCCATCAGGGCGTGCGCGGACTGGGCCTGGTGCATTTCGATCATCAGGCAAGGATCTGACACAGCGCAACAGTTGCGGCTCTGGCAGAGTCGTTCGGGCGCGGTGCGATGACAAACCATTGGTGTGATATTGAAAATGCAGATTCTATCATGATTATTGGTAGTAATGCTGCTGAACATCATCCAATTTCCTTTAAATGGGTTTTACGGGCCAAAGATAAAGGCGCCACTGTTATGCATGTGGACCCCAAATTCTCCCGTACATCCGCTAGAAGTGATTTTCATGTCCCTCTCCGTTCAGGAACGGATATTCCGTTCATGGGTGGTATGATTAATTACGTTCTTTCCAACAAACTCTATTTTAAAGAGTATGTTGCGAACTATACCAATGCTGCTTTTATCGTAGGTAAAGATTACAAGTTCAAAGATGGACTGTTTTCTGGATACGATGCCAAAACTCGCACATATGATAAGTCCAAGTGGGCTTTCGAGCTTGACGATAAGGGTGTACCTAAACGTGATCCTTCTTTGAAAGATCCTCGTTGTGTATTCCAGATGCTTAAGAAGCATTACTCCCGCTATTCACTTGATAACGTTTCCAAGACAACAGGCGTAAGCAAAGAGAACCTTCTTAAGGTTTATAAGACTTTTGCCGCTACAGGTCAGAAAGATAAAGCCGGAACCATAATGTATGCTTTGGGCTGGACTCATCATACTGTTGGTGTACAGAACATTCGTACCAGCGCGATGCTCCAGCTTCTTCTTGGTAATATAGGTGTTGCCGGTGGTGGTATTAATGCTTTGCGCGGTGAACCTAATGTTCAGGGTTCCACCGACCACTGTATTCTGTGGCACATTCTGCCTGGATACCTGCCTGTGCCTAAAGCTAGTATGCCTAGCTTTGATGCATATACCAAGGCAACCACACCTGTAAGTCATGATCCTGAAAGTGCGAACTGGTGGCAGCATAAACCTAAATATATGGCTAGCTTGCTTAAGTCTTGGCGTGGCGACAATGCTACGGCTAAAAATGGCTTTGGCTATAAGATGCTGCCTAAAGCTGATGACGGCGTAGATTATTCATATATCTTCCTATTTGACCGTATGTATAAAGGTGAAATTCGCGGTGGTTTTGTTTTCGGAACTAATCCTGCTCAGAGTACTCCTAATGCCAATAAATCACGCAAAGGTCTTGATAATCTGGACTGGCTGGTTGTTGGTGAACTGCATCACACTGAGACCTCCGATAACTGGCATCGTCCGGGAGTCGACCCTCTTAAGAATAAGACCGAAGTCTTCCTTCTGCCTTCCGCTCAGCGCGCAGAAAAAGCAGGTTCCATCAGTAACAGCGGCCGCTGGCTGCTGTGGCATTATGAAGCTTGCAAACCTATGGGGCAGAGCAGAAGCATGGGTAACATGTACGTGGATATTATTAACCGCGTCCGTGAATTATACAGCACTAAAAATGGTGCATATCCAGAACCTATTCTGACTCTCGACTGGCCTTCTTTCTATGACGCTGAAGATGTAGCTCAGAGAATTAACGGTAGATTCACTAAGGATGTAAACTTCAAAGGCAAGAAATACAAAAAGGGGCAGCAGGTTCCTTCATTTGTTGCTCTTGGTGATGATGGATCAACATCCAGCATGAACTGGCTGTATGCCGGAAGTTATACTGAAGAAGATGGTAACAAGGCGAAACGCCGCAGTTTGGCACAGACTCCAATGCAGGCCAAGATTGGTCTTTTCCCGAACTTCGCATGGTGCTGGCCTGTTAACCGTCGTATTCTCTATAACCGTGCATCTGTGGATGCAAACGGTAAGCCTTGGGCGCCTCAGAAAGCTGTTATTGAATGGAACGGCAAAGGCTGGGAAGGGGATGTCCCTGATGGTGGATGGCCACCGAATGCAACAGGCAAAGGACGTTATCCGTTTATCATGCGCAAAGAAGGGCATGGTCAGCTTTATGGTCCCGGTCTCCAAGACGGTCCTTTCCCTGATCATTATGAGCCGGTGGAAACTCCGATTACGAGTCATCCATTCTCCAAGCAGCTAAGCAGTCCATGCTACAAGAGCGTTAAGAGTGACCTAGATAAGCTTGCAGAACCCGGTGATAAACGATTCCCGATTGTTCTCACCACTTACAGTATGACCGAGCATTGGTGTGGTGGCGGTGAAACCCGTAACATCCCTGCGCTTTTGGAAGCAGAACCTCAGCTTTATGTTGAAATGAGCCTCGAACTTGCCAAGGAAAAAGGTATTGCCAACGGTGATGCTGTTATCGTTGAAAGTATTCGTGGCAAAGTTGAAGCAATTGCGATGGTTACCGTTCGTATGACTCCATTCAAAATTAAGGGCAAAATTATCCACGAAGTGGGTATGCCGTTTTGCTTTGGTTGGACAACTAAAGGAGTCGGTGACGCAACCAACCGTCTGACTCCGGCAGTAGGTGATCCAAATACGACTATTCCTGAGTATAAGGCCAGTCTTGTGAACGTCCGCAAAGCGGATAAAGTCACAGAACTTGAGTAA
- a CDS encoding winged helix-turn-helix domain-containing protein, with translation MQEVTSNPQFDYLNDQPAIDSHSPTIRLHLWLEGGEGVFFGYGRLLLLDQIEKCGSLKKASEAMGMSYRAAWGKIKQTEQVLGFQLIERVGSKRSGYRLTDAGRLVRDKYFEWFRKVECDARLRADEIFPWRSKSFGES, from the coding sequence ATGCAAGAAGTCACCTCCAACCCACAATTTGATTATTTAAATGATCAACCGGCAATAGACTCTCATAGTCCCACAATCCGCCTCCATCTTTGGCTTGAAGGTGGGGAAGGAGTTTTTTTTGGCTATGGGCGCTTACTTCTTCTCGATCAGATCGAGAAATGCGGTTCTTTGAAAAAAGCTTCCGAGGCTATGGGAATGTCGTATAGAGCCGCGTGGGGGAAAATTAAGCAGACCGAGCAGGTTCTTGGTTTTCAGCTTATTGAGCGGGTCGGCAGCAAGCGCAGCGGTTATCGTTTAACGGATGCAGGGCGGCTTGTACGTGACAAATATTTTGAATGGTTCAGGAAGGTAGAATGCGATGCCCGTTTACGGGCCGATGAAATTTTTCCATGGCGCTCAAAAAGTTTCGGAGAATCTTGA